The Armatimonadota bacterium genome includes a region encoding these proteins:
- the tsf gene encoding translation elongation factor Ts: protein MSISASDVKKLREETDAPMMECKAALEEAGGDFDKAKAILREKGQAAAAKRADRSTSEGIAKFVAAEDGKTAVGVIIESETDFVAKNDTFKALVDQIANGMLAAGSAGADTVVDGKPVSQLLEEAVAVIRENIVLKKAVLLKSTGGVFAVYNHHDSKKAAAVEVSGNASNLKDAGFQVAIQTVAFSPSFLKKEDVPQDVIAKEIEIETQRAINEGKSAEIAEKAAQGRVNKEFYQAQVLLEQPMYTDAKKSVSAYLAEEGKVGGGPITVLQYERIAVGS from the coding sequence ATGAGCATCAGTGCATCCGACGTCAAGAAACTGCGCGAAGAGACCGACGCGCCGATGATGGAGTGTAAGGCCGCTTTGGAAGAAGCGGGCGGAGACTTCGACAAGGCGAAGGCGATCCTGCGCGAAAAGGGCCAGGCCGCCGCGGCCAAGCGCGCCGACCGGTCGACGAGCGAAGGCATCGCCAAGTTCGTCGCGGCCGAAGACGGCAAGACTGCGGTCGGCGTCATCATCGAGAGCGAGACGGACTTCGTGGCGAAGAACGACACGTTCAAGGCCCTCGTCGACCAGATTGCGAACGGCATGCTCGCGGCCGGATCGGCCGGCGCCGATACGGTGGTCGACGGCAAGCCCGTGTCGCAGCTCCTCGAAGAGGCCGTGGCCGTGATCCGCGAGAACATCGTCCTCAAGAAGGCGGTCCTGCTCAAAAGCACGGGCGGGGTGTTCGCGGTCTACAACCACCACGACTCGAAGAAGGCGGCGGCGGTCGAGGTCAGCGGCAACGCGAGCAACCTCAAGGACGCCGGCTTCCAGGTCGCGATCCAGACGGTCGCGTTCTCGCCGAGCTTTCTGAAGAAGGAAGACGTCCCGCAGGACGTCATCGCGAAGGAGATCGAGATCGAGACGCAGCGCGCGATCAACGAAGGCAAGTCCGCCGAGATCGCCGAGAAGGCCGCCCAAGGCCGCGTCAACAAGGAGTTCTATCAGGCCCAGGTGTTGCTCGAACAACCGATGTACACCGACGCCAAGAAGTCCGTGTCCGCCTACCTCGCCGAAGAAGGCAAGGTCGGCGGCGGGCCGATCACGGTCCTCCAGTACGAGCGGATCGCCGTCGGGTCCTGA
- a CDS encoding UMP kinase produces MSYSRVVLKVSGEALAGRAGFGLDASVLTYLAKEIIDVQSLGTQVGVVVGGGNFFRGEVFSETGGIDRTSADQMGMLGTIMNGIALQSAIEKLGVPCRVLSAINVSAVCEPFIMRRAVRHLEKGRIVIFVAGTGNPYYSTDTAAAQRALEIQADCLIKATKVDGVYDKDPKKHADAVKYATLGYGEATSKRLAVMDQTAFALCQEHNLPVIVLDLHEPGSMVRAVQGEPVGTLVEGE; encoded by the coding sequence ATGTCGTACTCGCGCGTCGTCCTTAAAGTCAGCGGCGAGGCCTTGGCAGGGCGCGCCGGATTCGGCCTCGACGCCAGCGTGCTCACCTACTTGGCCAAGGAGATCATCGACGTCCAATCCCTCGGCACACAGGTCGGGGTCGTCGTCGGCGGAGGCAACTTCTTCCGGGGCGAAGTGTTCAGCGAGACAGGCGGGATCGATCGGACCTCGGCCGACCAGATGGGCATGCTCGGCACGATCATGAACGGGATCGCCCTTCAGTCGGCCATCGAGAAGCTCGGAGTCCCGTGCCGCGTCCTGAGCGCGATCAACGTCAGCGCGGTCTGCGAGCCGTTCATCATGCGACGGGCCGTGCGCCACTTGGAGAAGGGCCGGATCGTCATCTTCGTCGCAGGCACGGGCAACCCCTATTATTCGACCGACACCGCCGCCGCCCAGCGCGCTCTGGAGATCCAGGCCGACTGCCTCATCAAGGCGACCAAGGTCGACGGCGTCTACGACAAGGATCCGAAGAAGCACGCCGACGCGGTCAAGTACGCCACGCTGGGTTATGGCGAAGCGACGAGCAAGCGGCTCGCGGTGATGGACCAGACGGCGTTCGCCCTGTGCCAGGAACACAACCTCCCTGTCATCGTGTTAGACTTGCACGAGCCAGGAAGCATGGTCCGGGCGGTCCAAGGGGAACCGGTCGGAACGCTAGTCGAAGGAGAATGA